One Vanessa cardui chromosome 14, ilVanCard2.1, whole genome shotgun sequence DNA segment encodes these proteins:
- the LOC124535185 gene encoding lysosome membrane protein 2-like — translation MKCKTNETTNRNSRTLFVLIAVGFTLIVISTVSVLLDPQYRIMIYMTRISVGSKFYGIFTRENAGTLLQVYVFNVTNAEAFLSGEDHKLRVEEIGPFTYQEYQKNDEFEVDEETGVMRYIPHTRTEFRRELSIDDPTRVNITVPNAAMLAISSMLSSYPFWTKTGFTVLADRLQSKPIVDINVHSLLWGYDEPLIALSNTLMPGWITFSKMGILDRLYDQSSVPMMEVSIAAQDKYKVKKIDGTAGLNVWGYDNPSKRTRCNTLVDTYEGYAYAPRLTRDDSIRLYRSSFCRMLDLSYIGTVATDITPEAFVYQISNKSYSIDPSTECLCGQINECIEGISDISPCLFGLTIALSNAHFLYANPKVYDRIEGIRPDKKEHGSEFIIEPKVGAVISGRFTLQVNVIVKDVNYYYRARPFSEMVVPLAYFKIVQPQLAEEDQNDIKMSNFLLPYVIHGVEILLFITGLTILVYALRQMCLQSHCSAVHKNKEKHNDIVHDS, via the exons ATGAAGTGCAAGACTAATGAAACCACAAACCGGAACTCGA GGACGTTGTTTGTGCTGATAGCTGTCGGGTTCACATTGATCGTCATATCTACAGTGTCGGTGTTATTGGACCCTCAATACCGAAtcatgatatat ATGACGAGAATATCAGTGGGTTCCAAGTTCTACGGTATCTTCACGCGTGAAAACGCGGGGACCCTGTTACAAGTGTACGTGTTTAACGTGACCAACGCCGAAGCGTTCCTCTCAGGGGAGGACCACAAGCTGCGGGTGGAGGAAATTGGGCCTTTTACTTACCA AGAATACCAAAAGAACGATGAGTTTGAAGTCGACGAAGAAACTGGTGTGATGAGGTACATACCGCATACCAGAACTGAGTTCCGACGCGAGCTATCCATAGATGACCCAACACGGGTCAATATAACCGTCCCCAATGCCGCAATGTTG gCAATATCATCGATGCTCAGTTCTTACCCATTCTGGACCAAAACCGGGTTCACCGTGCTAGCGGACCGCCTTCAATCCAAACCCATTGTAGATATAAACGTCCACAGCCTCCTATGGGGCTACGACGAGCCGTTGATAGCCTTATCTAATACTCTGATGCCGGGCTGGATTACTTTCAGCAAAATGGGCATTTTGGATCGA ctgTACGATCAGTCATCTGTACCAATGATGGAGGTGAGCATCGCTGCCCAGGACAAGTACAAGGTGAAGAAAATCGACGGCACTGCTGGTTTGAATGTATGGGGATATGATAACCCAAGCAAGCG CACGCGTTGCAACACATTGGTAGATACGTACGAAGGGTACGCATATGCGCCAAGATTAACCCGCGACGACTCGATCAGGCTCTATCGAAGTTCGTTCTGCAGGATGTTAGACCTCAGCTACATCGGCACCGTTGCCACGGACATCACACCCGAAGCCTTCGTCTATCAAATCAGCAATAAAAGTTATTCTATCGATCCTAGCACGGAGTGCCTTTGTGGACAAATAAATGAATGCATTGAAGGGATATCTGATATATCGCCGTGTCTGTTTG gtCTAACTATCGCTTTGTCTAATGCTCACTTCTTGTATGCAAATCCTAAGGTGTATGATCGCATTGAGGGCATCCGGCCTGATAAGAAGGAACATGGAAGTGAATTTATAATAGAACCG AAAGTCGGGGCAGTTATTAGTGGAAGATTTACTCTACAAGTAAATGTAATAGTTAAAGATGTCAACTACTATTATCGAGCTCGACCATTCTCAGAGATGGTGGTGCCTCTCGCTTACTTTAAAATT GTGCAGCCTCAGTTAGCGGAAGAAGACCAGAACGATATAAAAATGTCCAACTTTCTCCTTCCATACGTAATTCATGGCGTGGAAATTCTGCTCTTCATAACAGGCTTGACAATATTGGTATACGCTCTCCGTCAGATGTGTCTGCAGTCGCATTGTTCTGCTGTCCACAAAAATAAGGAGAAACATAATGATATAGTACACGATTCATGA